The sequence TGGGTTGCCCTGTGATACGCAGATTCGGGTTAAGGGGCAGCGCGTCAGTGTTTGGCAAGCGGGTAAACAGGTTGCTGAACAAGTCGTGGATGACCCACTTGCTTGGTTGGAAGCCTATCAAACTCAGTTTAAGGTCTATGATCAACCAGGCCTGCCAAAGTTTTGTGGTGGCTTAGTGGGCTATTTTGGTTATGACACGGTGCGTTATATGGAGCCACGTTTAGCCGCCAGTACGCCTGCGCAAGACGATTTAAATGCTGACGATATGGTGCTATTGGTTTCCAAAGAGTTGGTGGTGTTCGATAACTTGAATGGACAGGTGCAGTGTATTGTTCAAGTGCCGTTGCAAGATGCCAGTATGGCCGATCCCTATGCCTATGGTATGCAGCGCTTGAGCGAGATGGTCGCACAGCTGGGTAAACCCTTGACGCCGCCACAAGACAAGTCCAGCGGCCAATCGGTGGCTGAATTAGATTTTAAGTCTAGTTTTGGTGAGGCGGCGTTTAAAGACGCAGTGCATAAAATTAAGGACTATATTTTGGCCGGTGATGCCATGCAGGTGGTGCTATCACAGCAAATGTCCTTGGACTATCCTTATCGTTCGCTAGATTTATATCGGGCGCTGCGTCACCTCAACCCATCACCCTATTTGTTTTACGTCAATTTAGCTGATTTGCAAATTGTCGGCTCATCGCCAGAAATTTTGGTCCGCCTTGAAGATGAGGTAGTGACGGTGCGGCCAATCGCAGGTACTCGCAAACGCGGTGAATCTGCCGAAGCTGACTTGGCTTTAGAGCAAGATTTGTTGGCCGATCCGAAAGAATTGGCTGAGCATTTAATGTTGATTGATCTGGGGCGTAATGATGTAGGCAGGATTGCCCAAACCGGTGCGGTCAAGTTAACTGAAAAAATGACTGTGGAGCGTTATTCACACGTGATGCATATCGTTTCTAATGTCGAGGCCAAAGTGCAGCAGGGATTGAGCGCGTTAGATGTGTTGCGCGCAACCTTTCCTGCGGGTACGGTATCGGGCGCGCCCAAAGTACGCGCGATGGAAATTATTGATGAATTAGAGCCGGTCAAGCGCGGGATTTATGCCGGAGCAGTCGGTTATTTGGGCTGGCACGGTAATATGGATACGGCGATTGCGATTCGCACTGCCGTGATTAAAGATGGTCGTTTATTTGTGCAGGCGGGTGCCGGTATTGTGGCCGATTCAATAGCACAAAGTGAATGGGATGAAACCATGAATAAAGGGCGCGCGGTGTTTCGTGCCGCCGCATTTGTAAGCCAAGGTATGGGAGCTGACGATGTTGTTAATGATTGATAACTACGATTCCTTTACTTACAACCTTGTGCAGTATTTTGGTGAGCTAGGGCAAGAGGTGAAGGTCGTGCGCAATGACCAGTTAACGCTTGATGATATTGCCGCTTGGCAGCCTGAGTTTTTAGTGATTTCGCCCGGCCCCTGTACCCCAACCGAAGCGGGGGTGTCCGTCGCGGCCATTCAGCGTTTTGCCGGTGAGATCCCTATTCTAGGGGTGTGCTTAGGTCATCAAGCGATAGGTCAGGCCTTCGGTGGAGAAATTATTCGAGCCAAGCAGGTGATGCACGGTAAAACCTCGCCGGTATTTCATCATAATATTGGGGTGTTTAGCGATTTACCCAACCCAGTGCAAACCACCCGCTACCATTCGTTAGTGATCAACCAGGCCTGTTTACCTGATTGTTTAGAGGTGACCGCTTGGACACAAACCGAGTCGGGTGAGTTTGATGAGATTATGGGCGTGAGGCATAAAACCTTGCCCGTTGAAGGGGTGCAGTTTCACCCTGAATCCATCTTGACCGAGCAAGGTCATCAAATGTTGCAAAATTTTTTAAATCAGAAAAAGTGAGTTAGCCGATGTTAATTGCGCAAGCCTTGCAGGTATTGTTAAAAAAACAAGATTTAACTGGTTCGCAAATGCGCGAGGTGATGCAGTATTTAATGTCGGGTGCGGCCAGTGATGCTGAAATTGCGGGTTTGTTAGTGGCTTTGCGAATGAAAGGCGAAACGATTGATGAAATTGCCGCTGCCGCCGAAGTCATGCGCAGCTTGTCAGTGAAAGTGTCCGTGAAGGATAGTCAGGGCTTAATTGATACCTGTGGCACCGGCGGTGACGGTGCGAATATTTTTAACGTGTCTACCGCAACGGCATTTGTCGCAGCAGCAGGCGGCGCAAAGGTGGCTAAGCATGGTAACCGTTCGGTCTCGAGCAAGTCGGGTAGTGCCGACTTATTGGAAGTCGCTGGGGTAAATCTAGGCTTAACCGCCCATCAAGTCGAAGCCTGCATTGAGCAGTTAGGCGTCGGCTTTATGTTTGCGCCGGCTCATCACGGTGCTATGAAGCATGTGATTGGGGTGCGTAAAGCATTAGGTGTGCGTACTGTGTTTAATTTGCTCGGCCCGTTAACGAATCCGGCTAATGCACCCGCGCAGGTATTGGGTGTTTATGATCGCGGTTTATTGGTACCTTTTGCCCAGGTCTTAAAGCAGTTAGGTTCTAAGCATGTCATGGTGGTGCATGCAGCCGATGGGTTAGATGAAATTTCAGTGGCCGCACCTACCTATGTTGCCGAGTTGCGCGATGGCGTGATTAAAGAATGGCAAATTAATCCAGATGAATATGGTATGGCGCATAACAGCTTATTGCCCTTGGCCGTTTCATCGGCACAAGAAAGTTTGGCGCTAATTAAGCAAGCCTTTGCGGGTGAGTCAGGTCCAGCAGCCGATATTATCTGTTTAAATGCCGGTGCAGCGCTTTATGTGGCGGGTCAGGTTGCCAGTTTTGCCGATGGCGTGATAAGAGCCAAGACGCTACTGCAGGATGGTTTGGCGCAGCAGAAGTTGGCTCAATTTGTTGAGTTCACTCAAGCCATGTAAGGTTACAAGGCGTCTTTTTAACTTAACTTTTTAGGAATGCTATGGCCACGCCGACGATTTTAACCAAGATTAATCAACGTAAATTGGCTGAAATAGCCGCAGCAGAAGCATCCATGCCCTTGGCAAATCTAGCCGAGTTGGCTAAGCAGGCCTGCTTAGTCAATCCTACAAGGGGTTTTGTTCAGGCCTTGCAAGCCAAAGTGACGGCAGGCCAAGCGGGCGTGATTGCTGAGATAAAAAAAGCCTCGCCTAGTAAAGGTATATTGCGCGAAAATTTTGATCCTGTTGCGATTGCCCAAGCTTATGAGCGTGCGGGTGCAGCCTGTTTGTCGATTTTAACGGATGTAGACTTTTTTCAAGGGTCAGCTGATTATTTGCGCCAAGCGCGTGCAGCCGTCAGTTTACCGGT comes from Thiomicrospira aerophila AL3 and encodes:
- a CDS encoding anthranilate synthase component II, with translation MLLMIDNYDSFTYNLVQYFGELGQEVKVVRNDQLTLDDIAAWQPEFLVISPGPCTPTEAGVSVAAIQRFAGEIPILGVCLGHQAIGQAFGGEIIRAKQVMHGKTSPVFHHNIGVFSDLPNPVQTTRYHSLVINQACLPDCLEVTAWTQTESGEFDEIMGVRHKTLPVEGVQFHPESILTEQGHQMLQNFLNQKK
- the trpE gene encoding anthranilate synthase component I; translated protein: MAITRDQLHELQAQGYSHAPMVRQLLADFDTPLSVYAKLADAPNSYLFESVQGGDKWGRYSIIGLPCDTQIRVKGQRVSVWQAGKQVAEQVVDDPLAWLEAYQTQFKVYDQPGLPKFCGGLVGYFGYDTVRYMEPRLAASTPAQDDLNADDMVLLVSKELVVFDNLNGQVQCIVQVPLQDASMADPYAYGMQRLSEMVAQLGKPLTPPQDKSSGQSVAELDFKSSFGEAAFKDAVHKIKDYILAGDAMQVVLSQQMSLDYPYRSLDLYRALRHLNPSPYLFYVNLADLQIVGSSPEILVRLEDEVVTVRPIAGTRKRGESAEADLALEQDLLADPKELAEHLMLIDLGRNDVGRIAQTGAVKLTEKMTVERYSHVMHIVSNVEAKVQQGLSALDVLRATFPAGTVSGAPKVRAMEIIDELEPVKRGIYAGAVGYLGWHGNMDTAIAIRTAVIKDGRLFVQAGAGIVADSIAQSEWDETMNKGRAVFRAAAFVSQGMGADDVVND
- the trpD gene encoding anthranilate phosphoribosyltransferase is translated as MLIAQALQVLLKKQDLTGSQMREVMQYLMSGAASDAEIAGLLVALRMKGETIDEIAAAAEVMRSLSVKVSVKDSQGLIDTCGTGGDGANIFNVSTATAFVAAAGGAKVAKHGNRSVSSKSGSADLLEVAGVNLGLTAHQVEACIEQLGVGFMFAPAHHGAMKHVIGVRKALGVRTVFNLLGPLTNPANAPAQVLGVYDRGLLVPFAQVLKQLGSKHVMVVHAADGLDEISVAAPTYVAELRDGVIKEWQINPDEYGMAHNSLLPLAVSSAQESLALIKQAFAGESGPAADIICLNAGAALYVAGQVASFADGVIRAKTLLQDGLAQQKLAQFVEFTQAM